A part of Ptychodera flava strain L36383 chromosome 11, AS_Pfla_20210202, whole genome shotgun sequence genomic DNA contains:
- the LOC139143914 gene encoding uncharacterized protein isoform X2, with translation MKIALLACFLVLYNARVDAQRQCTEADLETCEQMLTEYTRNPDNWSEEHKSIFYCEFVQMRFDCLENLDCDHTRNIEGMPINIEGWLNLIRPGLGEMRAYGLCDATESTIEVDYDNPCDEYYLYKNCSEYISSYLKSRFALTCSAMLKASHCFIEGRKRCNIPMNHKKEFVSPYITIAVNRKCVLIHDPKDPVFQKQEKYRIDNGLGYFAFS, from the exons ATGAAGATCGCATTACTCGCCTGTTTTCTGGTCCTTTACAATGCCAGGGTTGACGCACAGAGG CAATGCACCGAAGCAGATTTGGAAACGTGTGAACAGATGTTGACCGAATACACAAGAAACCCGGACAACTGGTCTGAAGAGCACAAGTCAATATTCTACTGCGAATTTGTTCAG ATGCGTTTTGATTGCTTGGAAAACCTTGACTGTGACCATACAAGAAATATAGAAGGCATGCCAATAAACATTGAAGGATGGTTGAATCTTATCAGACCAGGACTTGGGGAAATGCGAGCTTATGGGTTATGTGATGCCACCGAAA GTACCATAGAGGTCGACTACGACAACCCTTGCGACGAATACTACCTCTATAAAAACTGCTCTGAGTATATCTCCAGTTACCTGAAAAGTCGTTTTGCATTGACATGCTCTGCTATGCTCAAAGCAAGTCACTGTTTCATAGAGGGAAGAAAGCGATGTAATATACCAATGAATCATAAGAAAGAGTTCGTCAGCCCGTACATTACCATCGCCGTAAACAGAAAGTGCGTGTTAATTCACGATCCTAAAGACCCGgtctttcaaaaacaagaaaaatatagAATTGACAACGGCCTgggttattttgcattttcttaa
- the LOC139143914 gene encoding uncharacterized protein isoform X1, which produces MPLPQFQEGSQTTTMKIALLACFLVLYNARVDAQRQCTEADLETCEQMLTEYTRNPDNWSEEHKSIFYCEFVQMRFDCLENLDCDHTRNIEGMPINIEGWLNLIRPGLGEMRAYGLCDATESTIEVDYDNPCDEYYLYKNCSEYISSYLKSRFALTCSAMLKASHCFIEGRKRCNIPMNHKKEFVSPYITIAVNRKCVLIHDPKDPVFQKQEKYRIDNGLGYFAFS; this is translated from the exons atgcctttaccacag tttCAAGAAGGATCCCAAACTACCACAATGAAGATCGCATTACTCGCCTGTTTTCTGGTCCTTTACAATGCCAGGGTTGACGCACAGAGG CAATGCACCGAAGCAGATTTGGAAACGTGTGAACAGATGTTGACCGAATACACAAGAAACCCGGACAACTGGTCTGAAGAGCACAAGTCAATATTCTACTGCGAATTTGTTCAG ATGCGTTTTGATTGCTTGGAAAACCTTGACTGTGACCATACAAGAAATATAGAAGGCATGCCAATAAACATTGAAGGATGGTTGAATCTTATCAGACCAGGACTTGGGGAAATGCGAGCTTATGGGTTATGTGATGCCACCGAAA GTACCATAGAGGTCGACTACGACAACCCTTGCGACGAATACTACCTCTATAAAAACTGCTCTGAGTATATCTCCAGTTACCTGAAAAGTCGTTTTGCATTGACATGCTCTGCTATGCTCAAAGCAAGTCACTGTTTCATAGAGGGAAGAAAGCGATGTAATATACCAATGAATCATAAGAAAGAGTTCGTCAGCCCGTACATTACCATCGCCGTAAACAGAAAGTGCGTGTTAATTCACGATCCTAAAGACCCGgtctttcaaaaacaagaaaaatatagAATTGACAACGGCCTgggttattttgcattttcttaa